The genomic stretch TTAGGTGTGAGATATTTTCTGTCATAGACCATTCCAACACCATTAAATTGAATATTAATGTCATCTTCCAAGATATCCCATAACTCATAATCAATACCTATGATGTGAGTATACATCTTGCGTTTCCACCATTCAATTTAGTATAGTCTCCATTGAATGTTGGAGGTCTAGCAACATAATTGTTCCTCTCATATGTACTTTAATCATGATTATTATCACCATATAATTGTTCCTCTCATATGTAATTTGATCATGATTATTATCATCACGAGGAGTAACCCCACTTGAATCAATTACTTTAGATTCATCAACCATGAAGAATATGTATTTTCTCAAAAACTTTTTTGCACCATTGTTAAGTGTTTAGCGCAAACCTTGCTttgataccaactgaaggtgagaaaaacacaagaagggggtTCAGTTGTGTTGGCATTTTCTCTTTTTAAACCTTTTTAGCTTCTGCTTATTATGTTTCTCAACCAAACTCTGAACACTTGGTTCAGAGTCTGACTTAGAAAACTTGGTTGACTTTCGAAAGAACTTATCAGATTCTAAACCAGAATATGATTTGGATTATCAAAGTTGACAGTAGTGGAATATTAAGTGAAAAAGCTAAGAAAGTAAAAGCAAAAACACAAGtagtttatcctggttcctctcacaacttgAGAGTAGTCTAGTCCCCTTGTACTTCCAAGGTATTTCTACTATAACCAAACTGATTACAAATACCCAAACACACAGACAAGAAACTTCTTTGCTTACACACACAAGTATAAAACTTccttgctcaaacacacaagttTAAGACTTCCTTGCTTAAGCACACAATCtcaagacttccttgctcaaacaAACAAGTCTGAGACTTACTTTCTCTAGCACACAAGCTAAAGACTTCAACTGCTCAAGCATGAAAGCAAGAAATTCTTGACTCAATAATTTTTTTAAGAGATTTGGATAAATactacacttgatatacaatcatAGGTGTATACAGAATACAACTTAGAAAGACTCTAAGACTTAAGAACTTTTAAAATATACAAAAATTTAAGATGTTCTAAGTCTTGTAAATTTGACAAAGTATATTATCTTTGAATATCAATGAACATAGTATTAAAGCTTGGTGTTGTATTAAAGCTTGGTGGTTTTCTTCTTCAGCCCATCTGCTCCTTATATAGAGAGGGAGAAAAGAGACGTTGGAGATTTTCACCAAAAGGTTGGGCTAGCTTTGTACTTGATTAGACACATTAACAAAACACCTTTTTCAAGAGGAATTATCCATCGAGGCCCAAACATCAAAGAATAGATTTTTCCTTAAGTCTTCATGTGATCAAAAAGTCTCTGAGTCTGTCAGAGTTGCCTTGGTTGAAGAGCTTTTGTTTTAGAGGTTGACTTCTTTTAGACTTCACTCTTCATAGGCTGATCACATCAGATTTCTCTTATTGACTTCTAAAGCTTCAGAGTCTGGGTCACCAGAGGGTGACTTTCTTCAGAGTCTGGACTTCTTCAAAAGTGGTCTTCAGATCCAGAGTCTGATCTTCAGATGCAGATTCCTCAagtttcttttcatattttcttaatcaaataaTCATGCATACTTGAACATGTGTTAGAATACCCAATTGTCatttaaatactttgttatcatcaaaatccaaGAGATATGATCTtaaccaattttgttccaacaaaAATCTCTAAAATAAAGATTTGATTTATTTTGATACAAATTTAAATCTCCAAATAATTAGATTTGATCTTATTCAATATGCCAAATAAATCTAAATAACACATTATTAAACGATAGTAACAAATCTGATTGAAAAATAACCATTTTATTTTGCTTAGAATAACTATGGGTGTACATGGGTTGGGTAAACCCAATAAACCTGGTAAAACCCACCCAAACCGACCAAAAAAATGGGTTGGGTCGAGTAATTGAATGAACATGAttctcaaaaaaaaaatcattcaAAATAATTGGGTTATGGGTAAACCCACACCCAACCCACAAAACTCACGAGTTATTGATTATCTATTTTTTTGCTCTTTTTTGTAATTTGATGAATGATGACTTTGATGACCTTAATCTTGTTTCCTTCAATTACAACCTCTTGAACATATTTTATTTTGTAAGTAATGATTTTAACTTATTTAGGATGTTGCACTTTGAATATGTTTATGCTAATTCATATAAGTTGCAAGTATTTTATGCATTTCTAGGTATTACCATAATGTAACTTTGGTTTTTACAAATATGTTTATGATGAATTGTATCGTACATTTATACATTTGATGTTTAAAAAAATAGCTGTAATAAAAAATGTAACACGCCATTTATAATTATATaaggaagaaaaaaaaggaaaaaaatggATAACGCACTATCCAACCCACAAATTTGTGGTTTTATCCAAACCGACCCAATGATGTTGTGGGTGGTTATTTCACCTCACCCAAACAGATATATCCTGTATGGATTAGGTCATAGTTTTTGCTAAATTCAATCCAAACTGACCCATGTACACCCCTAAGAACAACAACAATCATGACCAACTGACAAAGACTAGATGTTGCACGCATGCTGGAACATTTGACCTGACATCTATCCAAGAAACAACATACTAAATCTTGaacaaattaaataaaatatttacttGATATACATCACAATTCCAACTTCTCAAATAAAAGATTCAGAATAAATCTCTTGCGAAAAACTAAATCACACTTTAAATCATCTTTAATTGAGATTGAATATTTATTCATCAAGTACAAATCCAAATCTTGTAATTAAAACAAATCCAATAGAATATAAATCTTCAATCAATAGCTTTGCATATCAATTTTGCACAATCTTGGACAAAATAAATTTGAACCAAATTTTGGTTCAAGCATATTCAAATAGATCTTTTCTTCAATGCAAATTCAATCCAATCAAATCCAAAGCTTTTGGTTAAACCATATCCAATTAAATCTTCTTCAATCTTTATAAATTGTGATTTACtaaatatttttttcaaattgatatggattaataaattttttgaaatcaaacaaAATCACACTTAGATTTAGATTTATCGGCTATAGACATGAAAATGCTAAAACAAATGCTAAAATATCTTACTATCTCACATCTTATTTCTTCACCAAAATACATATTGCATGCGAAATTTGATTAGTTATCATAGGTTGGATATTATTTTTGTTGTCGAACCTATCATCTCCTTTGAACAAGTTTTTGGCTGTTTTTAAGAAGAATATCAAGGTTACCAAATTTTGCAAGAGAAGACTTTCTTCATGACTATTTTGGTTTTATTAGCTCACATCCATTTGACTCAAGTAGTAAATATCATTTGAGTTACATTACCCATCATCTTTTATTATATCATTAAAATATAATATAGTTTtataaaaataacacataaacTAATCCAAGCAATATTTTTTTTTACGTATATAATTGTTTTAACTACTTCTAAGATAGTACTAACAATGATttatttaaaatcaattttattatttaattaatattatttttattattttcaataaataataaaaatattttaataaaaatatatataaatatatattttttaatatttgtGAAGTGATCAATTTTAAACGAGAGAATAgtaaataaaatatattatttttgttCATTACATTCTCATTCTCTCTCTAATAGAAAAAATATATAAATTCATGGAAAGACTCAATTTTGAAGTTAAACCATTTTCATATTAGAACCCGTTCTAAATCCTCTCTCTCACACAAGTCATCATTTTCATATCCTCCACACCACAACCAAAACCTTAAACCTCAAATATATCGAAGAACAAGAAGAAGCTGTTGTTCTCAAATGTCCACACCAATTACACTCCTGCCACCACCACCACCCACAGAAGTAACCCAACAGGCATACACAACCCATTCTGATCACGGGTCAATTGGACCCGTCATTGCTGTTCTTACCGTCATCACTATTCTGGGTATCATTTCCGCTATGATTGGTAGGCTTTGTTCGGGTCGTCGGGTCATGGGTTATGGCGAATACGACATTGAATCATGGATTGAAACCAAATGTTCTTCATGTGTTGGCAGCAGAGTAGACCCTCCTCCTCCACCACCACCATCATCGCCTCCGCCGGTGAATGAACCCGACGCTGCTGAGGATTCTCAGGAGATAAGAGAAGATCAACAGTCTCAACAAGAATCAAGGCAAAGCTCAGTTGGTCATAGTAGTAGTTAATTATTTACTCCATTTAAGGAACAAGCAATGTTTATGTTCAATGTTGAATTAAACCTTCAAAACTTTATTGTTTTAAGCAGAGTTGTTATGTGTTTTGTAACTGCATTTGATTTGTCTCCAATTGTTTGTGGTTATGGAAGCAATGTTCATGTGTTTTGAATGAATCACCCTCCGGCTAGTGTTGGAAATTTTTTACGTGATAAGATTacaaataaaagaaaagaaaaaaaagaagtAAACTTTCTTAATATAAAAAATCAAGGTTTTAGATTTGgaaaatttaatttattttaatgaGTATCACTTTTTCAAGGTGTACTTTTTGAGTTAATTTTGTGTAATAGATTGGTATTTTAACTATTTTTAATTATTTGATCATTTAAGTACCTTTATctatttcataataaaatgaagATGTTAATTATGAATGGGTTATTTTGAGTGTCGAATGAAAATGATAAATTATAATCCAAAATACAACAGTAAGATATTTTTTAACATTCAAAATATGAGATAAAGGATGTGAAAATTGCTTTAAAGAGccaaattatttttaaaaaaaaccttaaaagattaaattgttaaaaaaata from Lathyrus oleraceus cultivar Zhongwan6 chromosome 7, CAAS_Psat_ZW6_1.0, whole genome shotgun sequence encodes the following:
- the LOC127102976 gene encoding uncharacterized protein LOC127102976, which produces MSTPITLLPPPPPTEVTQQAYTTHSDHGSIGPVIAVLTVITILGIISAMIGRLCSGRRVMGYGEYDIESWIETKCSSCVGSRVDPPPPPPPSSPPPVNEPDAAEDSQEIREDQQSQQESRQSSVGHSSS